A section of the Melopsittacus undulatus isolate bMelUnd1 chromosome 3, bMelUnd1.mat.Z, whole genome shotgun sequence genome encodes:
- the TCTE1 gene encoding dynein regulatory complex subunit 5, whose product MQQPVAGDRSTAVPSQHSLKPSLAADSHCAHRLIEDPEWSLTTVPCLTELCLQHIVHNFEKNPILDRLLPEHQRKVLDRLPTGLPLTVTANIISDEDYWKRCCTKRWQVCDISSYGGSWKRMFLERHLENILKCFIPNTTDPNQVLELIPLCKDYVRKLEVDQFLPPLEVDQNEQRDDLSKSESNMEFSEASVHHYDLRVLVTALPHLEELHLTYGVKDCGMNFEWNLFNFTYQDCCNIAAAVKMCQNLKVFKLTQSKVDDDKTRLLVHNLLDHPCLVELNLSHNLIRDKGAQAIAKLIKHSKLETLDLCNNQIHDVGAQALAQALAESSTLTSLNLRLNCVEDKGGEALGRALLTNTTLQSLHLGSNKLSEPTAALFSQVLAQNTTLTSINFSCNHLGLDGGKQMLEGLAGNKVLTEFDLRTAGVGQETEYLVHQILWANREAAQLESLQQSREQ is encoded by the exons ATGCAGCAGCCAGTGGCTGGTGACAGGAGCACAGCAGTTCCCTCGCAGCATTCATTGAAGCCCAGCCTCGCTGCTGACTCGCACTGTGCACACCGTCTCATCGAGGATCCCGAGTGGTCCCTCACCACTGTCCCCTGCCTCACCGAGCTCTGCCTCCAGCACATCGTGCACAATTTTGAAA AGAACCCTATTTTGGACCGTCTTTTGCCTGAACACCAAAGGAAAGTACTAGACAGGCTCCCTACTGGCCTTCCACTCACTGTCACTGCCAATATAATAAGCGACGAGGACTACTGGAAGAGGTGCTGCACCAAGCGCTGGCAAGTGTGTGACATCTCCAGCTATGGAGGCAGCTGGAAAAGGATGTTCCTCGAACGTCACCTGGAGAACATCCTGAAATGTTTCATCCCCAACACCACGGACCCCAACCAGGTCCTAGAGCTCATCCCGCTCTGCAAAGACTATGTGCGGAAACTGGAGGTTGACCAGTTCCTGCCACCATTGGAGGTGGATCAAAATGAGCAGAGGGATGACCTCTCTAAGTCAGAGAGTAATATGGAATTCAGCGAGGCCTCCGTGCACCACTATGACCTGAGAGTCCTCGTTACTGCTCTCCCTCACCTTGAAGAGCTTCATCTCACTTACGGTGTGAAGGACTGTGGCATGAACTTCGAGTGGAACCTCTTTAACTTCACCTATCAGGACTGCTGCAACATAGCTGCTGCCGTGAAGATGTGCCAGAACTTGAAA GTTTTCAAGCTGACGCAAAGCAAAGTGGATGATGACAAGACCAGGCTGCTGGTCCATAACTTGCTGGATCACCCCTGCCTGGTGGAGCTGAACTTGTCCCACAATCTCATCAGGGACAAGGGGGCACAAGCTATTGCCAAGTTGATCAAACACAGCAAATTAGAAACCCTCGACCTCTGTAACAACCAGATCCATGACGTGGGGGCTCAGGCTCTTGCTCAAGccctggcagaaagctccacTCTGACCTCCCTGAATCTGCGCCTCAACTGTGTGGAGGACAAAGGAGGTGAGGCCCTCGGCCGTGCCCTGCTGACCAACACCACCCTGCAGTCTCTCCACCTGGGAAGCAATAAGCTGTCAGAGCCAACCGCTGCACTCTTCTCCCAGGTCCTGGCTCAGAACACTACCCTGACGAGCATCAACTTCTCATGCAACCACCTGGGGCTG GATGGTGGGAAGCAGATGCTGGAAGGGCTAGCAGGTAACAAGGTTCTGACTGAGTTCGACCTCCGCACGGCAGGGGTGGGCCAGGAGACCGAGTACCTTGTTCATCAGATCCTGTGGGCCAACCgggaagcagcacagctggagtCCCTGCAGCAGTCCAGAGAGCAGTGA